From Arachis stenosperma cultivar V10309 chromosome 2, arast.V10309.gnm1.PFL2, whole genome shotgun sequence, one genomic window encodes:
- the LOC130962740 gene encoding glutathione S-transferase T3-like: MGQSYHLPTSSPSFHQPRAFLVAPPSSLQNLVWYPNSGHSHRELRMLSKFLDFASRHNSSGVGGSSNPSSQTPIQSSPNSQYSDFANPHGLDAIDLNDDDIEDWRQDSIQHWHWKEDEMLISGWLNVSTDPVVGADQKGETFWSRIHSYCVEFCTDMTRGIVACKKRWYKINKAIAQFAGCYDQASRNIRSGSNADDIKELAYKLYSTNYGQKFTFERH, from the exons ATGG GTCAATCATATCACCTTCCAACTTCTTCACCATCATTTCACCAACCAAGGGCATTCTTGGTAGCACCACCATCATCTTTGCAAAATTTAGTATGGTATCCTAATTCTGGACACAGTCACCGTGAACTACGAATGCTTTCCAAATTTTTGGACTT tgCATCAAGACATAACTCATCTGGTGTTGGTGGCTCTTCTAACCCATCCTCTCAGACTCCTATACAATCTAGTCCAAATTCGCAATATTCAGATTTTGCCAACCCTCATGGATTAGATGCTATCGACcttaatgatgatgatattgaagATTGGAGGCAAGATAGTATTCAACACTGGCATTGGAAAGAGGATGAGATGCTGATCAGTGGATGGTTAAATGTTTCAACTGACCCTGTAGTTGGTGCCGATCAAAAGGGGGAAACATTTTGGAGTCGAATTCATAGCTACTGTGTAGAATTTTGCACCGACATGACAAGGGGGATAGTTGCATGTAAGAAACGATGGTATAAGATCAACAAGGCTATTGCACAATTTGCTGGTTGCTACGATCAAGCTAGTCGAAACATAAGGAGTGGTTCGAACGCTGATGATATAAAGGAGTTGGCTTATAAACTTTATTCCACAAATTATGGTCAAAAGTTTACTTTTGAGAGGCATTGA